A part of Denitratisoma oestradiolicum genomic DNA contains:
- a CDS encoding ATP-binding protein has translation MTAATDLSTFLARAEALLARVESLLPDPFPTPDWSAPAFRWRRRQGRGGLEAVRHPHRIRLDDLREVEPQKTRIEQNTRQFLAGRGANNVLLTGARGTGKSSLVKAVLHRFAAEGLRLIEVDKDELVDLPEIVDLIAERPEKFILFCDDLSFEAGEPGYKAMKSLLDGSIAGMPDNLLVYATSNRRHLMPEFMADNLATRHTDDGEVHPAETTEEKISLSERFGLWLSFYTFSQDEYLAICTHWLEEYGLSPRKIEQARQEALQWALSRGSRSGRVAWQFARDYAGKQK, from the coding sequence ATGACTGCCGCGACTGATCTGAGCACCTTCCTGGCCCGGGCCGAGGCACTGCTGGCCCGTGTCGAATCCCTGCTGCCGGACCCCTTCCCGACACCGGACTGGTCAGCCCCGGCTTTCCGCTGGCGCCGTCGCCAGGGGCGGGGCGGGCTGGAGGCGGTGCGCCATCCCCATCGCATCCGCCTCGACGACCTGCGGGAGGTGGAGCCGCAAAAAACCCGCATTGAGCAGAACACCCGCCAGTTCCTGGCCGGTCGGGGTGCCAACAACGTGCTGCTGACCGGCGCCCGGGGCACCGGCAAGTCTTCCCTGGTGAAGGCGGTGCTGCACCGTTTCGCGGCGGAAGGCCTGCGCCTGATCGAGGTGGATAAGGACGAACTGGTGGACCTGCCGGAGATCGTGGACCTGATCGCCGAGCGGCCGGAAAAATTCATCCTTTTCTGCGACGACCTTTCCTTTGAGGCCGGCGAACCCGGCTACAAGGCCATGAAGAGCCTGCTGGACGGTTCCATCGCCGGCATGCCGGACAATCTGCTGGTCTATGCCACCTCCAATCGCCGCCACCTGATGCCGGAGTTCATGGCCGACAACCTGGCGACCCGCCATACCGACGACGGGGAGGTGCATCCGGCGGAGACCACCGAGGAAAAGATTTCCCTCTCGGAACGTTTCGGCCTCTGGCTCTCCTTCTATACCTTCAGCCAGGATGAGTACCTGGCCATCTGCACCCACTGGCTGGAGGAATATGGTCTCTCCCCCCGCAAGATAGAACAGGCTCGCCAGGAGGCCCTGCAATGGGCACTTTCCCGGGGCTCCCGTAGCGGCCGGGTAGCCTGGCAGTTCGCCCGGGATTACGCCGGAAAACAAAAGTGA
- a CDS encoding Nudix family hydrolase: MKLTQVAAAVLLRPDGSFLLGQRAPETFYPGYWEFPGGKVEPGETPRQALDRELEEELGIRVLAAHPWIVREHRYEHAHVRLHFFRVTAWLGELRDHVHSALAWQIPGQASVAPMLPANGPVLKALNLPDFYGITQAAQVGVEHQLLQLEQALAAGLRLVQLREPARESARRAEFARAAVALCHAEGARVLVNGDLELARAVGADGIHLPARQLMALEKRPPFEWVAASCHDREELERADDLGLDFAVLGPLRETATHPGQPGLGWEGFAALVPGLGLPVYALGGVGRDDLTSAWAAGAQGVAAIRAAWK, translated from the coding sequence ATGAAGCTGACCCAGGTGGCGGCGGCCGTGCTGTTGCGGCCCGACGGCAGTTTTCTGCTGGGCCAGCGGGCGCCGGAGACCTTCTATCCGGGTTATTGGGAATTCCCCGGTGGCAAGGTGGAGCCCGGCGAGACGCCGCGCCAGGCTCTGGACCGGGAGCTGGAGGAGGAACTGGGCATCCGGGTGCTGGCCGCCCACCCCTGGATCGTGCGGGAGCATCGCTACGAGCATGCCCACGTGCGCCTGCACTTTTTCCGGGTCACCGCCTGGCTGGGGGAGCTGCGGGACCATGTGCATTCCGCCCTGGCCTGGCAGATTCCCGGCCAGGCCAGCGTCGCCCCGATGCTGCCGGCCAACGGCCCGGTGCTGAAGGCCCTGAACCTGCCGGATTTCTACGGCATCACCCAGGCCGCCCAGGTGGGTGTCGAGCACCAGTTGCTTCAGTTGGAACAGGCCCTGGCGGCGGGGCTGCGCCTGGTGCAATTGCGGGAGCCAGCCCGGGAAAGCGCCCGGCGCGCCGAATTCGCCCGGGCGGCGGTGGCCCTTTGCCATGCCGAAGGCGCCCGGGTGCTGGTCAATGGCGACCTGGAACTGGCCCGGGCCGTGGGGGCCGACGGCATCCATCTGCCGGCCCGGCAACTGATGGCCCTGGAGAAACGGCCGCCCTTCGAGTGGGTGGCCGCGTCCTGTCATGACCGGGAGGAACTGGAACGGGCCGATGACCTGGGCCTGGATTTCGCCGTGCTGGGACCCCTGCGGGAAACCGCCACTCACCCGGGCCAGCCCGGCCTGGGCTGGGAGGGCTTCGCGGCCCTGGTGCCGGGCCTGGGCCTGCCGGTCTACGCCCTGGGCGGGGTGGGTCGGGACGACCTGACCTCGGCCTGGGCAGCGGGCGCCCAGGGCGTGGCGGCGATCCGGGCGGCCTGGAAGTAA